In Bacillus thuringiensis, the DNA window CGTTACACTATCCACTTATTAAAGAGTTTAAGCGTGCAAATTCAGATATAAAAGTAGGATATATACTGTATGCAAGTAGAGCCAACTTAAAGAATGTGAAAGCTGATTTTTATGTAGCGGAAGAATATATGTTAAATAAGAAGTTAGTAAAAGAAGCAAGGAAGTTAAACAAGCCAATTTACGTATGGACGGTAAATGATATGGAAAGTTTAAAGGGATATTATAAATTAAACGTAGATGGTATCATTACCGATTATCCTGAAGATGCACGTGAAACGATTAAGATGTTAAAAGAGCAAGAAGAGGAAGAAAGTGATCTGTTTGATAAAATTACTGAAACAACAGATGATTTATTTTCCAAGTTATTTATAAGTTATCCAGCTGCTAGCTAAATGCTAGCAGCTGTTTTTTTATGAAAAGAATATATCCCTAAAGTATTGTGTAAATTAATAACTGTATATGTATACGGCATCATTTGGTTTTTTTACATTGTTACATTATTGTTGAATAATAAATGATTGGTACTTATTTTGGGGGAGTATAATAAAAATAGAGTGATAGATTATGGGATGAAACGAGAATCCTAATAGAATCAATGTTTTATATATTTACACTATTCTAAATATATAAACTTTAAAAAAATGATATGTTAGCGTTTTCATAACTTTTAAGTTATGCTAGAATAAGGACATAAGTTATTAATTATTACAAAAAGAAAAAAGACTTTCTTTTTTCTGTTAATTATAAGGGGGCATTTCATTATGCGTATTGGGGTACCAGCAGAAATTAAAAACAACGAAAACCGTGTGGCAATGACACCAGCAGGTGTTGTACATTTAATTCGTAACAATCACGAAGTATTCATTCAAAAGGGTGCAGGTTTAGGATCTGGTTTCACAGATGCTCAGTATGTTGAAGCGGGAGCAAAAATCGTTGATACAGCTGAAGAAGCTTGGAACATGGAAATGGTTATGAAAGTTAAGGAACCAATTGAAAGCGAATACAAACACTTCAGCGAAGGTTTGATCTTATTCACATACTTACACTTAGCTCCAGAACCAGAATTAACAAAAGCGTTAATTGAGAAGAAAGTTGTTGCGATTGCATACGAAACAGTACAATTAGAAAACCGTTCTCTACCATTACTTGCACCTATGAGTGAAGTAGCTGGTCGTATGGCTGCACAAATTGGTGCACAATTCCTTGAGAAAAACAAAGGCGGTAAAGGTATCTTACTTGCAGGTGTTCCAGGAGTTAAACGCGGTAAAGTAACAATCATCGGTGGTGGACAAGCTGGTACAAATGCTGCTAAAATTGCAGTTGGACTAGGTGCGGATGTAACAATCATCGACTTAAGTGCAGAACGTCTTCGTCAATTAGATGACATTTTCGGAAACCAAGTAAAAACTTTAATGTCTAATCCTTACAATATTGCAGAAGCTGTAAAAGAGTCTGATCTTGTAATCGGTGCAGTATTAATCCCAGGTGCAAAAGCGCCAAAACTTGTAACAGAAGAAATGATTCAATCAATGGAACCAGGTTCTGTTGTTGTAGATATCGCGATTGACCAAGGTGGTATTTTCGAAACAACTGACCGTATTACAACTCATGATAACCCAACTTACGAAAAACACGGCGTTGTTCATTATGCAGTTGCAAACATGCCAGGTGCGGTTCCACGTACATCAACTCTTGCATTAACAAACGTAACAGTACCATATGCAGTACAAATTGCTAACAAAGGCTACAAAGAAGCTTGCCTAGGCAACTCTGCATTACTAAAAGGTATTAACACATTAGACGGCTATGTAACATTCGAAGCAGTTGCAGAAGCTCACGGTGTAGAGTACAAAGGTGCTAAAGAATTATTAGAAGCAGAAACAGTATCTTGCTAATAGAAGCATTATACAAAACAAAATCGAACAATATATAAACCAACATGATAAGAGCTAAGAGTGAAGATCTCTTA includes these proteins:
- the ald gene encoding alanine dehydrogenase — encoded protein: MRIGVPAEIKNNENRVAMTPAGVVHLIRNNHEVFIQKGAGLGSGFTDAQYVEAGAKIVDTAEEAWNMEMVMKVKEPIESEYKHFSEGLILFTYLHLAPEPELTKALIEKKVVAIAYETVQLENRSLPLLAPMSEVAGRMAAQIGAQFLEKNKGGKGILLAGVPGVKRGKVTIIGGGQAGTNAAKIAVGLGADVTIIDLSAERLRQLDDIFGNQVKTLMSNPYNIAEAVKESDLVIGAVLIPGAKAPKLVTEEMIQSMEPGSVVVDIAIDQGGIFETTDRITTHDNPTYEKHGVVHYAVANMPGAVPRTSTLALTNVTVPYAVQIANKGYKEACLGNSALLKGINTLDGYVTFEAVAEAHGVEYKGAKELLEAETVSC